The nucleotide window TGGCTGGAACATTACGACGAAATGGTTGCGCTTTGTAAAGAAAAAAACGGAGGATTTATCTCTAGCTCAAACTTTAGCCTTGGTGTGAATTTGTTTTTTGAATTCAACGAATATTTAGCCAAAATCATGGCTCCATTTAATCACTACAAAGTGGATATGGAAGAAATTCACCATGACCAAAAATTGGATGCTCCAAGTGGAACAGCAATTTCATTGGCAAAAGGCGTTATCGAAAATAGTAACTACACCAATTGGACACTAGACACTCCAAAAGAAAATGAGATTCACATCGAAGCAGTAAGAGTAGGAACAGTTCCAGGAACTCATACAGTAACATATAATTCTGATGTGGATTCCATCGAAATAAAGCATACAGCCCACAACCGTGAAGGTTTTGCTTTGGGTGCTGTAATTGCTGCCGAATGGCTTGCCGGAAAACAAGGCATTTTTACTATGAAAGATGTATTGAATTTAAATTCTAAATAGAAACCCCAGATCCAAATAGAAATTTAATCTAAAGTTTAAAATTATGACACAATATCACTGGTTTTTATTTTTCTTAGCCGTTCAGGTTATACACTTCTTAGGAACTTGGAAAATATACGAAAGTGCAGGCAGAAAACGTTGGGAAGCTGCAATTCCTGTTTACAACGCCATTGTTTTGATGAAAATAATCGGAAGACCAACTTGGTGGACTATTTTGCTTTTTATCCCAATTATCAACCTGATTATGTTTCCAGTTATTTGGGTTGAAACTATCCGTAGTTTTGGAAAAAAATCTTCTCTGGATACCGCATTGGTAATTGTAACTTTAGGTTTTTACATCTTTTATCTTAATTACACACAAAAACTAACTTACATACCTGATAGAAACTTAAATCCAGAGCACAAAGCTGCAGATACTGTCAGTTCATTGCTTTTTGCCATAATTGTGGCAACTATTGTTCATACTTATTTCATTCAGCCTTATACTATCCCGACTTCTTCATTGGAGAAATCCTTATTGGTTGGAGACTTTTTGTTTGTCAGCAAAATGAATTATGGTGCGAGAGTCCCAATGACTACTGTTGCCATGCCAATGGTACACGACACTATACCAATGACTAAGAAAAAATCATACTTGACTTGGCCTCAGTTACCTTATTTCAGACTTCCTGGCATACAAAATATCAAGCGTTGCGACATTGTTGTGTTCAACTGGCCCGCAGATACTGTATTTAAATTCCGAGACTCATCTGGACTAAGAGCAGACAAACCAATTGACAAGAAATCAAATTATGTAAAACGTTGCGTGGGTATTCCTGGAGATAGCTTGTCTATAAAAGACGGATTGGTATACATCAACGGAAAGGAATTGATTTTACCAGAACGTGCAAAACCACAGTTTTCATATAAAATTGTTTTGGATGGCAAAACCCCTATCGACTTTGAATATCTTTTTAGAGACATGAATGTTACTGATGGAATAAACTATGTAAGTCCAAGAAAAGATACTATTGGAATAGCTGCATTAACATTTGAAAATGCTCAAAGATTAAAAAATGTTCCAGGAATATTAGCGGTATTCCGTAATATTTCGCATACACCAGAAACCGGTACTTATGGTGTTTTCCCTCACAACAAGGAATGGAATCGTGATAATTATGGCCCAATTTATATTCCTCAAAAAGGAAAAACAGTTGCCTTAAATTTGGAAACTTTACCTTTTTACAAAACCATCATAACCGATTATGAGAAAAAGGATTTGAAGGTGAATGGCAATGAAATCAGAATTGACGGTAAAGTAGCCACAACTTACACTTTTGACCAAGACTATTATTGGATGATGGGAGACAACCGCCACAACTCTGAAGACAGTCGTTATTGGGGCTACGTTCCCGAAAATCACATTGTAGGAAAACCAATTTTTATCTGGATGAGTTGGGACACCAACGGTAAAGGCATCAACAAAATACGCTGGGACAGAGTTTTCACAACTGTTGATGGTGAAGGGCAACCTCAATCTTACTTTAAATATTTTCTAATTGCCCTTGCTGCCTTTTTTGTTGGTGAGTATTTTTGGAAAAAGAAAAAAGCAAAAGAAAATAGTTAATAAAGTTTCAGGTTTCAAGTTTAAAGTTCATATCAAAACTTGAAACCTTAAACTTGAAACTTCAAAATAATGAAAGCACTATTACATCCCTCCTATTTCCCGTCAATAAGCCATTTTGTAGCTATGGCACAATCGGAAAGCATTACGTTTGAAATGGAGGATAATTTTCAAAAACAAACCAATCGCAACCGAACTTACATTTACAGTCCGAATGGTGTTCAGTTATTGAATATCCCTATAAAACACTCCAATCTATCGCATCAAAAAACAAAAGATGTTAAAATAGAGCAGGAATTTGACTGGCAAAAGCAGCATTTCAAATCCATGGAAGCTGCTTATAGAAGCTCTCCTTTTTTTGAATATTTTGAAGATGATTTAGTTCCTTTTTTTCAAAAAAAACACACTTTCCTCATGGATCTTAATTTTGAAGCATTGGAATTAACATGCAAATGTTTGCGAATGAAATTGGAATTTGACTCCACAACAGAATATTTTCACACGATAGAAGATTCCCAAATTACTGATTTAAGATATTTGATTAACGGGAAAAAAGACCTTTCGGTTTTTGAGAATTACCCACAGGTTTTTGATGATAAATTCGGGTTTTTGAATAATTTGAGTGTCCTTGATTTGTTATTCAATGAAGGAAAATATGCGATGGATTATTTAAAAAATCAAGTGCTTATCAAATAGAATTTCAATTAATAAACAAATTTGCAAATTTTATTTTTAAGATTATTTTCTGTTCAAAAAAAAATCTATTTCATCGACAATCTCGCCATAATAGGATAATGATCTGAGTTTTGAAAATCAGGAAAACTTTCAAACTGTTTCACTTCCATAGTTTCGTCGGCAAAAATATAATCTATTCGGGCTGGATAATACTTAAACGTATAAGTAGCTCCAAAACCAACTCCTGCCTCCTCAAAACTATCTTTCAGTTTACCTTTTATATTTCGATATACATAGGAAAAAGCGCTGTTATTCATGTCACCACAGATAATAATTGGGTATTTACAGTTCTTTTCGTGTTCTTTAAAAATAGCAGCTTGCTCCTGTTGTTGCGTGAACGCTTTACTGATTCGGATAAAAAGAAATTTCGATTTTTGTTGGTCAATTACATCAATATTCTCAGAAATTTCATTGACATCGGGGGAAATTTTTATCGACTGCAAATGCATGTTATACACTCGTATAATATCTTTCCCTTTTTTAATATCGGCATAAACCACGTTGTTATTTGACTTAGGAAACGGTATATTTCCATGTTCAATTATTGGAAATTTAGAAAAAATTGCCTGACCTGTTTTAATTTGTTTTCCCTCCATCAAAACGAACTTATAAGGATATACTTTTAGGTCAATATCAGCAGAATTGGAAAACTCTTGTATGCATAATATATCCGGATTTTGTTCATTTATAAACTCCAAAATATTGTCCGGAATATCATCACGATCCAACCACTTGAAAACATTAAACAATCTCACGTTATAGCTCATAACCGTAAAATCTTTGTCACTTTCCTGAAATTCTTTTGCCGAAAACTTATAAAATTTATTAAAAAAAGTAATTCCAATCAAAAGAACAAGCCCTGATAAAATCATGCGCTTTTTAAACTGAATCCCCCAATACAGAAAAAACAAACCATTTGCCAAAAAAAACAAAGGCATAAACAAAGTAAAAACCGATAAAAGCGGAAAGAATTTTGGCGCCAAAAAAGGAAGCAGATATGCAATGAATGTTAGAGCAATAAGCGCTAAATTCACAAAATACATTCCCTTATTAAACCATGAAAGGTTCCTCATATTTATTTGATGTATTTAAACTTTTAACTCAAAAGTTTACGTTTTACACTTCAATAATGATATAAAAATAAATTATTTTCCGGCTTGAAACAAGAATTCTTTTTCTTCCTGAGTCAAACTCTCATAACCGGACTGACTTATTTTATCTAAAATCTCATCAATTTGTTGTTGCTTTTTATCTTTCACAACAATTCTTGAAGTCGTTTTTTCGATAGGTTTTTTATAATTCTTATGTACTTTTTTGAAAGGAGTTCCAGGTTTTTTGAAGGCATTCAAAAAGAAATCCAGAACAACACTGACTATCTTACTCAAATCGGTTCCGTTTTGAAGTAATTTAACATAGATAAAACCAAAAAAAGCG belongs to Flavobacterium gilvum and includes:
- the dapB gene encoding 4-hydroxy-tetrahydrodipicolinate reductase, which encodes MKIALLGYGKMGQVIERIAIERGHEIVLKKDEFNTYDGLSSADVAIDFSVPTAAVSNISSCFHANVPVVSGTTGWLEHYDEMVALCKEKNGGFISSSNFSLGVNLFFEFNEYLAKIMAPFNHYKVDMEEIHHDQKLDAPSGTAISLAKGVIENSNYTNWTLDTPKENEIHIEAVRVGTVPGTHTVTYNSDVDSIEIKHTAHNREGFALGAVIAAEWLAGKQGIFTMKDVLNLNSK
- the lepB gene encoding signal peptidase I, with translation MTQYHWFLFFLAVQVIHFLGTWKIYESAGRKRWEAAIPVYNAIVLMKIIGRPTWWTILLFIPIINLIMFPVIWVETIRSFGKKSSLDTALVIVTLGFYIFYLNYTQKLTYIPDRNLNPEHKAADTVSSLLFAIIVATIVHTYFIQPYTIPTSSLEKSLLVGDFLFVSKMNYGARVPMTTVAMPMVHDTIPMTKKKSYLTWPQLPYFRLPGIQNIKRCDIVVFNWPADTVFKFRDSSGLRADKPIDKKSNYVKRCVGIPGDSLSIKDGLVYINGKELILPERAKPQFSYKIVLDGKTPIDFEYLFRDMNVTDGINYVSPRKDTIGIAALTFENAQRLKNVPGILAVFRNISHTPETGTYGVFPHNKEWNRDNYGPIYIPQKGKTVALNLETLPFYKTIITDYEKKDLKVNGNEIRIDGKVATTYTFDQDYYWMMGDNRHNSEDSRYWGYVPENHIVGKPIFIWMSWDTNGKGINKIRWDRVFTTVDGEGQPQSYFKYFLIALAAFFVGEYFWKKKKAKENS
- a CDS encoding WbqC family protein; amino-acid sequence: MKALLHPSYFPSISHFVAMAQSESITFEMEDNFQKQTNRNRTYIYSPNGVQLLNIPIKHSNLSHQKTKDVKIEQEFDWQKQHFKSMEAAYRSSPFFEYFEDDLVPFFQKKHTFLMDLNFEALELTCKCLRMKLEFDSTTEYFHTIEDSQITDLRYLINGKKDLSVFENYPQVFDDKFGFLNNLSVLDLLFNEGKYAMDYLKNQVLIK
- a CDS encoding endonuclease/exonuclease/phosphatase family protein, with amino-acid sequence MRNLSWFNKGMYFVNLALIALTFIAYLLPFLAPKFFPLLSVFTLFMPLFFLANGLFFLYWGIQFKKRMILSGLVLLIGITFFNKFYKFSAKEFQESDKDFTVMSYNVRLFNVFKWLDRDDIPDNILEFINEQNPDILCIQEFSNSADIDLKVYPYKFVLMEGKQIKTGQAIFSKFPIIEHGNIPFPKSNNNVVYADIKKGKDIIRVYNMHLQSIKISPDVNEISENIDVIDQQKSKFLFIRISKAFTQQQEQAAIFKEHEKNCKYPIIICGDMNNSAFSYVYRNIKGKLKDSFEEAGVGFGATYTFKYYPARIDYIFADETMEVKQFESFPDFQNSDHYPIMARLSMK